The Cryomorphaceae bacterium 1068 genome includes a region encoding these proteins:
- a CDS encoding inositol monophosphatase family protein, translated as MLKEILDQVIEISIETGKFLKDERQSIKTSEVEMKSGKNDLVSRADKEAERRFVDYLRKVLPEAGYIAEEGTGERGEDYNWIIDPLDGTTNYLFGIPCYCTSVALWKNGEILLGVIYDPERDECFSAAKGLGAFLNGEPIKVSDQNDIQLTLLATGFPYDSKGRQMEYLKILAEVNANSRGIRRLGAAAVDMAYVACGRFDGFYEYGLNAWDVAAGAIIIEEAGGKVSDFYGKDDYLFGSTLVCDNGLIHQDLVDMVKGW; from the coding sequence ATGCTTAAAGAAATTCTGGATCAAGTCATCGAGATCAGCATTGAGACGGGGAAATTTCTGAAAGACGAGCGCCAAAGCATCAAGACTTCCGAGGTTGAAATGAAAAGCGGGAAGAACGATCTCGTGTCCCGCGCCGACAAAGAAGCTGAACGACGATTCGTGGATTATCTCCGCAAAGTACTGCCCGAAGCAGGCTACATCGCCGAAGAAGGAACGGGCGAGCGTGGTGAAGACTACAACTGGATTATCGACCCATTGGATGGTACTACCAATTACCTTTTTGGTATTCCCTGCTATTGCACGAGTGTGGCCCTTTGGAAGAACGGCGAGATTCTCCTCGGAGTTATTTACGACCCTGAGCGCGACGAGTGTTTCAGCGCCGCAAAAGGTTTGGGAGCTTTTCTCAACGGGGAGCCAATCAAGGTTTCCGATCAAAACGATATTCAGCTGACTTTGCTGGCAACGGGATTTCCATACGACAGCAAAGGTCGGCAAATGGAATACCTGAAAATTTTGGCAGAGGTCAATGCTAATTCTCGCGGCATCAGAAGACTCGGAGCAGCGGCGGTAGACATGGCCTACGTGGCTTGCGGCCGATTTGATGGTTTTTACGAGTACGGTCTCAATGCTTGGGACGTAGCAGCGGGAGCTATCATCATCGAAGAAGCAGGTGGGAAAGTCTCCGACTTTTACGGAAAGGATGACTATCTTTTTGGGAGTACCCTTGTTTGCGACAATGGACTGATTCACCAAGATTTGGTGGATATGGTGAAGGGGTGGTAA
- the mtaB gene encoding tRNA (N(6)-L-threonylcarbamoyladenosine(37)-C(2))-methylthiotransferase MtaB, whose translation MLQFKKVAFYTLGCKLNFSETSTIARQLQDAGYGRVAFEDNPDVFVINTCSVTDNADKKCRSVVRKALRINPEAVVIVIGCYAQLKPTEIAEIPGVNLVLGAEEKFNVAEYLEREDIAEKGQTAARAIKHTKEFIPGFSSNDRTRTFLKVQDGCNYFCAFCTIPLARGRSRSASIEETLKVAREAAAAGAKEVVLTGVNIGDYGNGTEESFLDLIRELEKVEGIERYRISSIEPNLLNDEIIEFVAASKKFVPHFHIPLQSGSDRILQAMRRRYRSDLYRERVEKIKALMPDACIGVDVITGFPGETDEEFLVTYDFLKDLPVSYLHAFTYSERANTTAVRLEEVVPKAIRYERTKMLRVLSHKKKKAFYQEQLGTTSQVLFEAEEEGGMMNGFTENYVKVKIPFDESFINTVRTVSLTEIDRDGLMKVELLNEPIHA comes from the coding sequence CCTGACGTGTTTGTCATCAATACGTGTTCGGTGACGGATAATGCCGACAAGAAATGTCGGTCGGTAGTGAGAAAAGCACTGCGAATCAATCCTGAAGCGGTGGTGATCGTAATCGGCTGCTATGCCCAATTGAAGCCTACCGAGATAGCAGAAATCCCCGGTGTCAACTTGGTTTTGGGTGCCGAGGAGAAATTCAATGTAGCGGAATATTTGGAGCGCGAAGACATTGCCGAGAAAGGACAAACAGCTGCCCGAGCGATTAAGCACACAAAAGAATTCATTCCCGGATTTTCATCCAATGACCGCACGCGGACTTTCCTGAAAGTTCAAGATGGCTGCAATTATTTTTGCGCCTTCTGTACCATACCGCTGGCGCGAGGCAGATCGAGAAGTGCTTCTATTGAGGAGACTTTGAAAGTGGCCAGAGAAGCAGCGGCGGCTGGTGCCAAAGAAGTGGTGCTGACTGGAGTCAATATTGGTGATTACGGAAACGGAACAGAAGAAAGCTTCCTAGACCTCATCCGAGAATTGGAAAAGGTGGAGGGAATCGAGCGCTATCGGATCTCGAGTATTGAGCCCAACTTGCTCAATGACGAAATCATTGAATTCGTAGCAGCGAGTAAGAAATTTGTTCCCCATTTCCACATTCCTCTTCAGTCTGGATCTGACAGAATACTGCAGGCCATGCGCCGCCGATACCGCAGCGACCTTTACCGAGAGCGCGTAGAAAAGATCAAGGCGCTTATGCCCGATGCGTGCATTGGCGTTGATGTGATTACGGGATTCCCTGGTGAAACAGATGAAGAGTTTCTAGTCACTTACGACTTCCTCAAAGACTTGCCCGTTAGCTACCTTCACGCTTTTACCTATTCGGAAAGGGCAAATACAACCGCTGTCAGACTAGAAGAAGTGGTGCCCAAGGCTATTCGCTACGAGCGCACCAAAATGCTCCGCGTGCTGAGTCACAAAAAGAAAAAGGCTTTTTATCAAGAACAGCTGGGAACGACCAGTCAAGTGCTCTTCGAAGCAGAGGAAGAAGGGGGCATGATGAATGGATTTACCGAGAATTACGTCAAAGTGAAGATCCCATTTGACGAAAGTTTTATTAATACGGTACGAACTGTTTCTCTGACGGAAATCGACCGCGATGGATTAATGAAAGTCGAACTTCTAAATGAGCCGATACATGCTTAA